The following proteins are co-located in the Deinococcus metallilatus genome:
- a CDS encoding SDR family oxidoreductase codes for MTMQERTLAGRVVAVTGASKGIGWAVVEALTARGAQVVAGARDVSGLSRPGATFYPLDVTDEASVGAFAEAAVRAGVDALVNNAGVGSFQPVEEITPEEYRRVMDTNVLGTLLVTRALIPHFRARHARGEGSQVVNVTSDVSARTFASGALYTASKYAQRAVTQALAAEGQGYGLRVTEIRPGMVDTFFADSVQGEAHKAAWLRPADVADAVVYALTAPTHARVDEMLLHPVVQEVAF; via the coding sequence ATGACGATGCAGGAAAGAACGCTGGCGGGCCGGGTGGTCGCGGTGACCGGGGCGAGCAAGGGGATCGGGTGGGCGGTCGTGGAGGCGCTGACGGCGCGGGGCGCGCAGGTCGTGGCGGGGGCGCGTGACGTGAGCGGGCTGAGCAGGCCCGGCGCGACGTTTTACCCGCTGGACGTGACGGACGAGGCGAGCGTGGGGGCCTTCGCGGAGGCGGCAGTGCGGGCGGGGGTGGACGCGCTGGTGAACAATGCCGGGGTCGGCTCCTTCCAGCCCGTCGAGGAGATCACGCCGGAGGAGTACCGCCGCGTGATGGACACCAACGTGCTGGGGACGCTGCTGGTCACGCGCGCCCTGATCCCGCACTTCCGGGCGCGGCACGCGCGGGGCGAGGGATCACAGGTGGTGAACGTGACGAGCGACGTCTCGGCCCGGACCTTCGCGAGCGGCGCCCTCTACACCGCCAGCAAGTACGCGCAGCGGGCCGTCACGCAGGCGCTGGCCGCCGAGGGCCAGGGCTACGGCCTGCGCGTGACCGAAATCCGGCCCGGGATGGTGGACACCTTCTTCGCGGACAGCGTGCAGGGCGAGGCCCACAAGGCCGCCTGGCTGCGCCCCGCCGACGTGGCCGACGCCGTGGTGTATGCCCTGACCGCCCCCACCCACGCCCGCGTCGACGAGATGCTGCTGCATCCGGTCGTGCAGGAGGTGGCGTTTTGA
- a CDS encoding class I SAM-dependent rRNA methyltransferase translates to MTKAAKLSSVTLKPGAVRRIAGRYPFGHTGDIQAADPGIAPGEVVEVRSPDGAVIGRGYFNPEGATPLRMLTWDREDINLNFYRSRVRAALARRAGRITGTDALRVLHAEADGMPGVVADQFGDVLSVQLRNAGAERHRDLILRALREETGAASAFERSDTAERRREGLALRTGVLWGDVPERVTFFEDDLTLHFSPMDAQKTGFFLDQRDNRRLMRSLVTPGEGFLDVYSYTGGFSLHAARAGAKPVALDKDQVALGVLEREARENGVSVGVRWGDALETLTALEREKRVFGAAVLDPPTLAKRKDDVPRAKRIFTDGAERALRMLKDGGHLLISTCAHYIRVDDLLDAARVAAGEAKCGAEVVAVTYQPADHPHLLSVPESLYLKSILLRKEG, encoded by the coding sequence ATGACCAAGGCAGCCAAGTTGAGCAGCGTGACCCTGAAACCCGGCGCGGTGCGGCGGATCGCGGGCCGCTACCCGTTCGGGCACACGGGTGACATTCAGGCGGCGGACCCTGGCATCGCCCCGGGCGAGGTGGTGGAGGTCCGCTCCCCGGACGGCGCGGTGATCGGGCGCGGGTACTTCAACCCGGAGGGCGCCACGCCCCTGCGGATGCTGACCTGGGACCGCGAGGACATCAACCTGAACTTCTACCGCTCGCGGGTGCGGGCGGCGCTGGCGCGGCGGGCGGGACGGATCACGGGCACCGACGCGCTGCGGGTCCTCCACGCCGAGGCCGACGGGATGCCCGGTGTGGTCGCGGACCAGTTCGGGGACGTGCTGAGCGTGCAGCTCCGGAATGCGGGCGCGGAGCGTCACCGTGACCTGATCCTGCGGGCGCTGCGGGAGGAGACGGGCGCGGCCTCCGCCTTCGAGCGCAGCGACACCGCCGAACGCCGCCGCGAGGGGCTGGCGTTGCGGACGGGCGTGCTGTGGGGTGACGTGCCGGAGCGCGTGACCTTCTTCGAGGACGACCTGACCCTGCACTTTTCCCCGATGGACGCGCAGAAGACCGGCTTTTTCCTCGACCAGCGCGACAACCGCCGCCTGATGCGCTCGCTGGTGACGCCGGGCGAGGGCTTTCTGGACGTGTACTCCTACACCGGCGGCTTCAGCCTGCACGCGGCCCGCGCGGGCGCCAAACCCGTCGCCCTCGACAAGGATCAGGTCGCGCTGGGCGTGCTGGAACGCGAGGCGCGCGAGAACGGCGTGAGTGTCGGCGTGCGCTGGGGCGACGCGCTGGAGACGCTGACGGCGCTGGAACGTGAAAAGCGGGTGTTCGGCGCGGCGGTGCTGGACCCGCCCACCCTCGCCAAGCGCAAGGACGACGTGCCGCGCGCCAAGCGCATCTTCACCGATGGGGCCGAACGCGCCCTGCGGATGCTGAAGGACGGCGGGCACCTGCTGATCAGCACCTGCGCGCATTACATCCGGGTGGACGACCTGCTCGACGCCGCGCGGGTGGCGGCGGGCGAGGCGAAGTGCGGCGCGGAGGTGGTGGCCGTCACCTACCAGCCCGCCGACCATCCGCACCTGCTGAGCGTGCCGGAAAGCCTCTACCTCAAGAGCATCCTGCTGCGGAAGGAAGGGTGA
- a CDS encoding Crp/Fnr family transcriptional regulator, translated as MACLDDLNRSPLFQNVPEDAMREALRVVTERTFQPGELVVEQDAQGEALHLITAGVVRVSRVSLGSRERVLGDIYAPGVVGETAVLARQERSASVRALTAVRTLMLHRDHFELILRRHPRVLWNLAEMLARRVTFLNDELIAFGQNTEAALAHVFSNLYRQRVAADAPQPEVLPLGTHDIMARTSSSRETVSRVLKKLEAQDILKVSPQTVTLLDLAALEAVLVEGNEAD; from the coding sequence ATGGCCTGTCTGGACGATCTGAACCGCTCCCCCCTTTTCCAGAACGTCCCCGAGGACGCCATGCGCGAGGCGCTGAGGGTCGTGACCGAACGGACCTTCCAGCCCGGTGAACTGGTGGTCGAGCAGGATGCCCAGGGTGAAGCCCTGCACCTGATCACGGCGGGCGTCGTGCGGGTCAGCCGCGTCAGTCTGGGCAGCCGTGAGCGCGTGCTGGGCGACATCTACGCGCCCGGCGTGGTGGGGGAAACGGCGGTGCTGGCCCGTCAGGAACGCAGCGCGTCCGTCCGCGCCCTGACTGCCGTGCGGACGCTGATGCTGCACCGGGACCACTTCGAGCTGATCCTGCGGCGGCACCCGCGCGTCCTGTGGAATCTCGCGGAGATGCTGGCCCGGCGCGTGACCTTCCTGAACGACGAGCTGATCGCCTTCGGGCAGAACACGGAAGCGGCCCTCGCGCACGTCTTTTCCAACCTGTACCGTCAGCGCGTCGCGGCGGACGCGCCCCAGCCGGAGGTGCTGCCGCTCGGCACCCATGACATCATGGCGCGCACCAGCAGCAGCCGCGAAACCGTCTCGCGCGTCCTGAAGAAGCTGGAGGCGCAGGACATCCTGAAGGTCAGCCCCCAGACCGTCACGCTCCTCGACCTGGCGGCCCTGGAGGCCGTCTTGGTGGAGGGGAACGAGGCGGACTGA
- a CDS encoding ABC transporter ATP-binding protein → MPRVTTPAPALAAHDLRHAFGTTPVLHGVSLAVRPGEVVAVTGPSGSGKSTLLHLLGGLDTPQAGEVWWAGERVDTLGTQARAVRRAGRIGLVFQHHYLLEDLSVLQNVLVPALLTGQDGADRARELLARVGLAGREGDLPGVLSGGERQRVAVARALAVRPAAVLADEPTGSLDRANAEVVAGLLLDLAREEDAGVLLVTHDERLAARADRALHLLDGRILEAEAVR, encoded by the coding sequence GTGCCCCGCGTGACGACCCCGGCTCCCGCCCTCGCGGCCCACGACCTCCGGCACGCTTTCGGCACCACCCCCGTGCTGCACGGCGTGAGTCTGGCGGTGCGCCCGGGCGAGGTGGTCGCCGTGACCGGCCCCAGCGGCAGCGGCAAAAGCACCCTGCTGCACCTGCTGGGCGGACTCGACACCCCACAGGCGGGCGAGGTGTGGTGGGCGGGCGAGCGGGTAGACACGCTGGGAACGCAGGCGCGGGCGGTGCGGCGGGCGGGCCGGATCGGGCTGGTGTTCCAGCACCATTACCTGCTCGAAGACCTGAGCGTGCTGCAAAACGTGCTGGTGCCCGCGCTCCTCACCGGGCAGGACGGCGCGGACCGGGCGCGCGAGTTGCTGGCCCGCGTGGGCCTGGCCGGGCGCGAGGGTGATCTGCCGGGCGTGCTGAGCGGCGGCGAACGCCAGCGCGTCGCCGTCGCCCGCGCCCTGGCCGTCCGGCCCGCCGCTGTCCTGGCCGACGAACCCACCGGCAGCCTCGACCGCGCGAACGCGGAGGTGGTCGCCGGGCTGCTCCTCGACCTCGCACGCGAGGAGGACGCGGGCGTGCTGCTCGTCACCCACGACGAACGCCTCGCGGCCCGCGCCGACCGGGCGCTGCACCTGCTCGACGGGCGGATTCTGGAGGCGGAGGCGGTCCGTTAG
- a CDS encoding NADH:flavin oxidoreductase/NADH oxidase: MTQPAATPPAEGASQPLLFTPLKLRNLTLPNRVVVSPMCMYSAQNGLANDFHLAHLGQFALGGAGLIFTEAAAVSPEGRISPEDLGLWTDEQIVPLGHVTDFVHRYGGLIGVQLAHAGRKASTYAPWRGRGAVPAEAGGWQVIGPSDTAYNVYYPQPVAMTVDDIRRVTSDFAAAARRALVAGFDVVEIHAAHGYLLHQFLSPLANTRTDEYGGSFENRVRFLLEVVRAVRTTWPTHLPLFVRVSATDWAEGGWDADQTVQLAGLLRFEGVDVLDVSSGGLTPLQQITPGPLYQVPFAARVKQEVPDLRVMAVGMIDAPAQAEQVLEEGAADLIALARAFLRDPHWPQRAAAEFGVKPTLPDVYARAGW, encoded by the coding sequence ATGACGCAGCCCGCCGCCACACCGCCCGCCGAGGGCGCATCCCAACCCCTCCTCTTCACGCCGCTGAAACTGCGGAACCTCACCCTGCCCAACCGCGTCGTCGTGTCACCCATGTGTATGTACAGCGCGCAAAACGGCCTGGCGAACGACTTTCACCTCGCCCACCTGGGGCAGTTCGCGCTGGGGGGCGCGGGCCTGATCTTCACCGAGGCGGCCGCCGTTTCCCCGGAAGGCCGCATCAGCCCCGAGGACCTGGGCCTGTGGACGGACGAGCAGATCGTGCCGCTGGGGCACGTCACCGACTTCGTTCACCGCTACGGCGGCCTGATCGGCGTGCAGCTCGCACACGCGGGGCGCAAGGCCAGCACCTATGCGCCCTGGCGTGGGCGGGGCGCCGTTCCCGCCGAGGCGGGCGGGTGGCAGGTCATCGGGCCGTCCGACACCGCCTACAACGTCTACTACCCGCAGCCGGTCGCCATGACCGTGGACGACATCAGGCGCGTCACCTCCGACTTTGCGGCGGCGGCGCGGCGGGCGCTGGTCGCGGGCTTCGACGTGGTGGAGATTCACGCCGCTCACGGCTACCTGCTGCACCAGTTCCTCTCGCCGCTCGCCAACACCCGCACCGACGAGTACGGCGGCAGCTTCGAGAACCGGGTGCGCTTCCTGCTGGAAGTGGTACGGGCCGTCCGGACCACCTGGCCCACGCACCTGCCGCTGTTCGTGCGGGTCAGCGCGACCGACTGGGCCGAAGGGGGCTGGGACGCCGACCAGACCGTCCAGCTCGCGGGCCTGCTGCGTTTTGAGGGCGTGGACGTGCTGGACGTGAGCAGCGGTGGCCTGACGCCCCTCCAGCAGATCACCCCCGGGCCGCTCTATCAGGTGCCCTTCGCCGCCCGCGTCAAGCAGGAGGTGCCCGACCTGCGCGTGATGGCGGTCGGCATGATCGACGCGCCCGCCCAGGCCGAGCAGGTGCTGGAGGAAGGCGCTGCTGACCTGATCGCCCTCGCCCGCGCCTTCCTGCGCGACCCGCACTGGCCGCAGCGCGCCGCCGCCGAGTTCGGAGTGAAGCCCACCCTGCCGGACGTGTACGCGCGGGCGGGGTGGTGA
- a CDS encoding GNAT family N-acetyltransferase, with product MALATEEDGRVIGFAQAISDGVLTAFIPLLEVQATYRGQGVGSALMRRLLAQLDHLYAVDLSCDDELVPFYGRLGFGQANLMFRRSYARQNGAPLLTV from the coding sequence ATCGCCCTCGCCACCGAGGAGGATGGCCGGGTGATCGGCTTCGCGCAGGCGATCAGCGACGGCGTGCTGACAGCCTTCATTCCACTGCTGGAAGTGCAGGCCACATACCGGGGGCAGGGCGTCGGCTCGGCGCTGATGCGGCGCCTCCTCGCGCAGCTTGATCATCTGTACGCCGTGGACCTGAGCTGCGACGACGAACTGGTGCCGTTCTACGGGCGGCTGGGCTTCGGGCAGGCGAACCTGATGTTCCGGCGCAGCTACGCGCGGCAGAACGGCGCCCCGCTCCTGACCGTGTGA
- the pcaC gene encoding 4-carboxymuconolactone decarboxylase, whose amino-acid sequence MSDPNFEKGLEKRRQVMGAEFVERAFAGGPDAFGADFQHFMTSYAWGAVWGREGLPDRERHMLTLAILAALGRERELEGHLRATANTGVTPQDLSDVFHQVAIYAGVPAAISAVGIAKRVLAEREGQQG is encoded by the coding sequence ATGAGCGATCCCAACTTCGAGAAGGGGCTGGAAAAACGCCGTCAGGTGATGGGCGCCGAGTTCGTGGAGCGGGCCTTCGCGGGCGGCCCGGACGCCTTCGGGGCCGACTTCCAGCACTTCATGACCAGCTACGCCTGGGGCGCGGTGTGGGGCCGGGAGGGGCTGCCCGACCGTGAGCGCCACATGCTGACCCTCGCCATTCTCGCCGCCCTGGGCCGCGAGCGGGAACTGGAGGGGCACCTGCGCGCCACGGCGAACACGGGCGTGACGCCCCAGGACCTCAGCGACGTGTTTCATCAGGTGGCGATCTACGCGGGCGTACCCGCCGCCATCAGTGCCGTGGGTATCGCGAAGCGGGTGCTGGCGGAACGGGAAGGGCAGCAGGGTTAA